From the genome of Amycolatopsis sp. NBC_01488, one region includes:
- the ettA gene encoding energy-dependent translational throttle protein EttA, whose amino-acid sequence MAEFIYTMKKVRKTVGDKVILDDVSTAFYPGAKIGVVGPNGAGKSTVLKIMAGIEQASNGEAFLQPGASVGILMQEPELNEEKTVRGNVEEGLGEIKTKLDRYNEIAELMATDYSDALMEEMGQLQEELDHADAWELDSTVEQAMDALRCPPAEEGVSHLSGGERRRVALCKLLLSAPDLLLLDEPTNHLDAESVLWLEQFLSRYAGAVLAVTHDRYFLDNVAEWIMEIDRGRVVGYEGNYSTYLEKKRERLEVQGKKDMKLAKRLKSELEWVRSNAKARQTKSRSRLDRYEEMAAEADKHRKLDFEEIQIPPGPRLGNVVVEVEKLKKGFDDRVLIDGLSFDLPRNGIVGVIGPNGVGKTTLFKTIVGLEEPDDGVVKIGETVKLSYVDQNRGGIDPKKTVWQVVSDELDYIHVGQTEMPSRAYVSAFGFKGPDQQKPAGVLSGGERNRLNLALTLKQGGNLILLDEPTNDLDVETLGSLENALEQFPGCAVVISHDRWFLDRVATHILAWEGTDENPSQWFWFEGNFEGYEKNKVERMGAEAARPHRVTHRKLTRD is encoded by the coding sequence ATGGCCGAGTTCATCTACACCATGAAGAAGGTGCGCAAGACCGTCGGGGACAAGGTCATCCTCGACGACGTCAGCACCGCGTTCTACCCCGGCGCCAAGATCGGCGTGGTGGGGCCGAACGGTGCCGGTAAGTCCACCGTTCTCAAGATCATGGCGGGGATCGAGCAGGCCAGCAACGGCGAAGCGTTCCTCCAGCCGGGCGCGAGCGTCGGCATCCTCATGCAGGAGCCGGAGCTCAACGAGGAGAAGACCGTCCGCGGGAACGTGGAAGAGGGCCTCGGCGAGATCAAGACCAAGCTGGACCGCTACAACGAGATCGCCGAGCTGATGGCGACCGACTACAGCGACGCCCTGATGGAGGAGATGGGCCAGCTCCAGGAGGAGCTGGACCACGCCGACGCCTGGGAGCTCGACTCGACCGTCGAGCAGGCCATGGACGCGCTGCGCTGCCCGCCGGCCGAGGAGGGCGTCTCGCACCTGTCCGGTGGTGAGCGCCGCCGCGTCGCGCTGTGCAAGCTGCTGCTGTCCGCGCCGGACCTGCTGCTGCTCGACGAGCCCACCAACCACCTGGACGCCGAGAGTGTCCTGTGGCTGGAGCAGTTCCTCTCCCGCTACGCCGGCGCCGTCCTCGCCGTCACCCACGACCGGTACTTCCTCGACAACGTCGCCGAGTGGATCATGGAGATCGACCGCGGCCGCGTCGTCGGCTACGAGGGCAACTACTCGACGTACCTGGAGAAGAAGCGCGAGCGCCTCGAGGTCCAGGGCAAGAAGGACATGAAGCTCGCGAAGCGCCTGAAGAGCGAGCTCGAGTGGGTGCGGTCCAACGCCAAGGCCCGCCAGACGAAGTCCCGGTCGCGCCTCGACCGCTACGAGGAGATGGCCGCGGAGGCGGACAAGCACCGCAAGCTCGACTTCGAAGAGATCCAGATCCCGCCGGGCCCGCGGCTGGGCAACGTCGTGGTCGAGGTCGAGAAGCTCAAGAAGGGCTTCGACGACCGCGTCCTCATCGACGGCCTGTCGTTCGACCTGCCGCGCAACGGCATCGTCGGCGTCATCGGCCCGAACGGTGTCGGCAAGACGACGCTGTTCAAGACCATCGTCGGGCTCGAGGAGCCGGACGACGGCGTGGTCAAGATCGGCGAGACGGTCAAGCTGTCCTATGTGGACCAGAACCGCGGCGGGATCGACCCGAAGAAGACCGTGTGGCAGGTCGTCTCCGACGAGCTGGACTACATCCACGTCGGCCAGACCGAAATGCCGTCGCGCGCGTACGTCAGCGCGTTCGGCTTCAAGGGCCCGGACCAGCAGAAGCCGGCGGGTGTGCTCTCCGGCGGTGAGCGCAACCGGCTCAACCTGGCGCTGACGCTCAAGCAGGGCGGGAACCTGATCCTGCTCGACGAGCCGACGAACGACCTGGACGTCGAGACGCTGGGCTCGCTGGAGAACGCGCTGGAGCAGTTCCCCGGCTGCGCCGTCGTGATCTCCCACGACCGGTGGTTCCTCGACCGGGTCGCGACGCACATCCTGGCCTGGGAAGGCACCGACGAGAACCCCTCGCAGTGGTTCTGGTTCGAGGGCAACTTCGAAGGGTACGAGAAGAACAAGGTGGAGCGGATGGGCGCCGAGGCCGCCCGCCCGCACCGTGTCACCCACCGCAAGCTGACCCGCGACTGA
- a CDS encoding NAD-glutamate dehydrogenase — protein sequence MSSTGVSSPPGTGAETEPEFGRPSAASPEQIRDDLIDAAAGLAPEIGELIRLYYRHIPAEEIVGDEPVNLVGAVRSHLQLAKSRMPGRPAVRLLNPTVAEDGWAREATVVQVVTDDMPYLVDSIAAEFARDGVQVQRIVHPIVVVSRDLTGELQEVHPDADPADPPANSAAESWMYIEIDFVTDPNRARELDNRLSSVLGDVREVVEDAEKMAQTACQLASELETEPPHLPQAEVAEGARLLRWLADGHFTFLGYRRYELIDNPHPDSDEPALRAVLASGLGVLRQDSLAARGLTAGPDTAASALSPTLLVLTQASAPSTVHRPVYPYYVGVKTFDGEGNVTGEHRFLGMFTTTALHENVLDIPVVCNRVREVIHRAGFPMESFSGQRMLEVLQNWPRADLFSADTDSLYSTTTGAITLSDRRRLRLFLRRDPYGRFYSCLVYLPQDRYTTRSRLAMQEVLLEELEGTQLEYSARIGETVLAQVHFMVHTDPARRLEPDTAKIQDRLNDAVRSWDDRMVEAVLDERRERSDGGVAVGVLGEESATEQGQRYASIFPEGYKEDFSAEEALADLRSLDSLTDEGDLALSFYRPADAEPGERRFKLYLRGEGVTLSKVLPVLQAMGVEVVDERPYELHREDGGACWIYDFGLRVAQKMLDESDDHAVEQLRGRFQDAFEAAWRGDAEVDGLNGLVLRAGLTWRQAAVLRAYSRYLRQAGSAFSQDYIQNTLLNHTQVATKLLRLFEARFDPQLGDADREAATEALAGELSAMIDEVTSLDEDRILRRLMAVIRATLRTNYHVTDADGKPRTYLAIKLDPAGVPDLPEPRPRFEIFVYSPRVEGVHLRFGEVARGGLRWSDRREDFRTEILGLVKAQAVKNAVIVPVGAKGGFVVKTPPAPTGDASIDREALLNEGIACYRMFISGLLDLTDNRIEGKTVPAPGVVRHDADDSYLVVAADKGTAKFSDIANEMSARYGFWLGDAFASGGSVGYDHKAMGITAKGAWESVKRHFRELGKDTQTEDFTVVGIGDMMGDVFGNGMLLSEHIRLVAAFNHMHVFLDPNPDAPSTFAERRRLFDLPRSSWDDYDRSLISEGGGIYPRTAKSIPISPQVRAALGLDEGVTALAPMDLIQAILLAPVELLWNGGIGTYVKAETETHAAAGDKANDAIRVDGKQLRVKVFGEGGNLGLTQLGRIEFARGGGKINTDALDNSAGVDCSDHEVNIKILLDHLVQTGKLEREQRNELLEEMTDEVGALVLKDNYRQNAVLGVSRAHAAPMVSVHARQVQALVSAGAFDRKLEALPSNSEFRELEKAGKGLTSPELATLLAHVKLELKDELLASDLPDSKVFAGRLSEYFPKPLRERFTDAIGEHPLKRQIITTMIANEVVDGGGISFVYRLMEEMSATATDAVRAYAVVTRVFDLPALWAEIDALDNVVHTDVADAMVLETRRLLDRAARWFLTNRPQPLAPLSEIKRFGRVLGELVPKIGDLLRGREAESVQKHVEELIAANVPEGLARRVSLLLHTYGLLDVTEVAELAEQQIGVDATHSPAETAELYYALSDHLGIDKMLTEISALERGNRWHALARLSLRDDVYSSLRAITLDALRHSDPGSSGDAKIAQWEKTNASRLQRARVALDEITKSGRLDLATLSVAARQIRSTVR from the coding sequence ATGAGCTCGACCGGAGTCTCGTCCCCACCCGGAACCGGAGCCGAAACCGAACCCGAATTCGGTCGGCCCTCCGCGGCCAGCCCGGAGCAGATCAGGGACGACCTGATCGACGCCGCCGCCGGACTGGCGCCGGAGATCGGTGAGCTCATCCGGCTCTACTACCGGCACATCCCCGCCGAAGAGATCGTCGGCGACGAGCCCGTCAACCTGGTCGGCGCGGTGCGCTCGCACCTGCAGCTCGCGAAGTCGCGGATGCCCGGCCGCCCGGCCGTGCGGCTGCTGAACCCGACCGTCGCCGAAGACGGCTGGGCGCGCGAAGCCACCGTCGTGCAGGTCGTCACCGACGACATGCCGTACCTCGTCGACTCGATCGCCGCGGAGTTCGCCCGGGACGGCGTGCAGGTGCAGCGGATCGTCCACCCGATCGTCGTCGTCAGCCGCGACCTGACCGGCGAGCTCCAGGAAGTCCACCCGGACGCCGACCCGGCCGACCCGCCCGCGAACTCGGCCGCCGAGTCGTGGATGTACATCGAGATCGACTTCGTCACCGACCCGAACCGCGCCCGCGAGCTCGACAACCGCCTCTCCAGCGTCCTGGGGGACGTCCGCGAGGTCGTCGAGGACGCCGAGAAGATGGCCCAGACGGCCTGCCAGCTCGCGAGCGAACTGGAAACCGAGCCGCCGCACCTGCCGCAGGCCGAGGTCGCCGAGGGCGCCCGCCTGCTGCGCTGGCTGGCCGACGGGCACTTCACCTTCCTCGGCTACCGCCGCTACGAGCTGATCGACAACCCGCACCCGGACTCGGACGAGCCCGCGTTGCGCGCGGTGCTGGCCTCCGGGCTCGGCGTGCTGCGCCAGGACAGCCTGGCCGCCCGCGGTCTCACCGCGGGCCCGGACACCGCCGCGTCCGCGCTCTCGCCGACGCTGCTGGTGCTGACCCAGGCGAGCGCGCCGTCGACCGTGCATCGCCCGGTCTACCCGTACTACGTCGGTGTGAAGACCTTCGACGGCGAAGGCAACGTCACCGGCGAGCACCGCTTCCTCGGCATGTTCACCACCACCGCGCTGCACGAGAACGTCCTCGACATCCCGGTGGTCTGCAACCGGGTCCGCGAGGTCATCCACCGCGCCGGGTTCCCGATGGAGTCGTTCTCCGGCCAGCGGATGCTCGAGGTGCTGCAGAACTGGCCGCGCGCCGACCTGTTCTCCGCCGACACCGACTCGCTGTACTCGACGACGACCGGCGCGATCACGCTGTCCGACCGCCGCCGGCTGCGGCTGTTCCTGCGCCGCGACCCGTACGGCCGCTTCTACTCCTGCCTCGTCTACCTCCCGCAGGACCGCTACACGACGCGGTCGCGGCTGGCGATGCAGGAAGTCCTGCTCGAAGAGCTCGAAGGCACCCAGCTCGAGTACAGCGCGCGGATCGGCGAGACCGTCCTGGCCCAGGTGCACTTCATGGTGCACACCGATCCCGCGCGCCGGCTGGAGCCGGACACGGCGAAGATCCAGGACCGGCTGAACGACGCCGTCCGCAGCTGGGACGACCGGATGGTCGAGGCGGTCCTCGACGAACGCCGTGAGCGCTCGGACGGCGGCGTGGCCGTCGGCGTGCTCGGCGAGGAGTCGGCGACCGAGCAGGGCCAGCGGTACGCGAGCATCTTCCCGGAGGGCTACAAGGAGGACTTCTCCGCCGAGGAGGCGCTGGCCGACCTCCGGTCGCTCGACTCGCTGACCGACGAAGGCGACCTCGCGCTGTCGTTCTACCGGCCGGCCGACGCCGAGCCGGGCGAGCGGCGCTTCAAGCTGTACCTGCGCGGCGAAGGCGTCACCCTCTCGAAGGTGCTGCCGGTGCTGCAGGCCATGGGCGTCGAGGTGGTCGACGAACGGCCGTACGAGCTGCACCGCGAAGACGGCGGCGCCTGCTGGATCTACGACTTCGGCCTGCGCGTCGCGCAGAAGATGCTCGACGAGTCCGACGACCACGCGGTCGAGCAGCTGCGCGGCCGGTTCCAGGACGCCTTCGAAGCCGCCTGGCGCGGGGACGCCGAGGTCGACGGGCTCAACGGCCTGGTCCTGCGCGCCGGGCTGACCTGGCGCCAGGCGGCCGTGCTGCGCGCGTACTCGCGGTACCTGCGCCAGGCCGGCAGCGCGTTCTCCCAGGACTACATCCAGAACACGCTGCTGAACCACACCCAGGTCGCGACGAAGCTGCTGCGGCTGTTCGAGGCCCGGTTCGACCCGCAGCTGGGCGACGCCGACCGCGAGGCCGCCACCGAGGCGCTCGCCGGTGAGCTGAGCGCGATGATCGACGAGGTCACCAGCCTCGACGAGGACCGGATCCTGCGCCGGCTGATGGCCGTCATCCGGGCCACGCTGCGGACGAACTACCACGTGACGGACGCCGACGGGAAGCCGCGGACCTACCTGGCGATCAAGCTCGACCCGGCCGGCGTGCCGGACCTGCCCGAGCCGCGGCCGCGGTTCGAGATCTTCGTGTACTCGCCGCGCGTCGAAGGCGTGCACCTGCGCTTCGGCGAGGTCGCGCGCGGTGGCCTGCGCTGGTCCGACCGGCGCGAGGACTTCCGCACCGAGATCCTCGGCCTGGTCAAGGCGCAGGCGGTGAAGAACGCGGTGATCGTGCCGGTCGGCGCGAAGGGCGGTTTCGTCGTGAAGACGCCGCCGGCCCCGACCGGCGACGCCAGCATCGACCGCGAGGCCCTGCTCAACGAGGGCATCGCCTGCTACCGCATGTTCATCTCCGGGCTGCTCGACCTGACCGACAACCGGATCGAGGGCAAGACCGTGCCCGCGCCGGGCGTCGTCCGGCACGACGCCGACGACTCCTACCTGGTCGTCGCGGCCGACAAGGGCACCGCGAAGTTCTCCGACATCGCCAACGAGATGTCCGCGCGGTACGGCTTCTGGCTCGGCGACGCGTTCGCCTCCGGCGGTTCGGTCGGTTACGACCACAAGGCCATGGGCATCACGGCCAAGGGCGCCTGGGAGAGCGTCAAGCGGCACTTCCGCGAGCTGGGCAAGGACACCCAGACCGAGGACTTCACCGTCGTCGGCATCGGCGACATGATGGGCGACGTCTTCGGCAACGGCATGCTGCTGTCCGAGCACATCCGCCTGGTCGCCGCGTTCAACCACATGCACGTGTTCCTCGACCCGAACCCGGACGCGCCGTCGACGTTCGCCGAGCGCCGCCGGCTGTTCGACCTCCCGCGCAGCTCGTGGGACGACTACGACCGCTCGCTGATCAGCGAAGGCGGCGGGATCTACCCGCGCACGGCGAAGTCGATCCCGATCAGCCCGCAGGTGCGCGCGGCCCTCGGCCTCGACGAGGGCGTCACCGCGCTGGCGCCGATGGACCTGATCCAGGCGATCCTGCTGGCGCCGGTCGAGCTGCTCTGGAACGGCGGCATCGGCACGTACGTCAAGGCGGAGACCGAAACCCACGCGGCCGCCGGCGACAAGGCCAACGACGCCATCCGCGTCGACGGCAAGCAGCTGCGCGTCAAGGTGTTCGGCGAAGGCGGCAACCTCGGCCTCACGCAGCTGGGCCGGATCGAGTTCGCCCGGGGCGGCGGCAAGATCAACACCGACGCGCTGGACAACTCGGCCGGCGTCGACTGCTCCGACCACGAGGTCAACATCAAGATCCTGCTCGACCACCTCGTCCAGACCGGCAAGCTGGAGCGCGAGCAGCGCAACGAGCTGCTGGAGGAGATGACCGACGAGGTCGGCGCGCTGGTGCTCAAGGACAACTACCGGCAGAACGCCGTCCTCGGCGTCAGCCGGGCGCACGCCGCGCCGATGGTGTCGGTGCACGCCCGCCAGGTCCAGGCACTGGTGTCCGCGGGTGCGTTCGACCGCAAGCTCGAAGCACTGCCGAGCAACTCGGAGTTCCGCGAGCTGGAGAAGGCGGGCAAGGGCCTCACGTCGCCGGAGCTGGCGACCCTGCTCGCGCACGTCAAGCTGGAGCTGAAGGACGAGCTGCTGGCCAGCGACCTGCCCGACTCGAAGGTGTTCGCCGGCCGGCTGTCGGAGTACTTCCCGAAGCCGCTGCGCGAGCGGTTCACCGACGCGATCGGCGAGCACCCGCTGAAGCGCCAGATCATCACCACGATGATCGCCAACGAGGTCGTCGACGGCGGCGGCATCTCCTTCGTCTACCGGCTGATGGAGGAGATGAGCGCCACGGCGACCGACGCGGTGCGCGCGTACGCCGTCGTGACGCGGGTGTTCGACCTGCCGGCCCTGTGGGCGGAGATCGACGCGCTGGACAACGTCGTGCACACCGACGTCGCCGACGCGATGGTGCTGGAGACGCGGCGGCTGCTCGACCGGGCCGCGCGCTGGTTCCTCACCAACCGGCCGCAGCCGCTGGCGCCGCTGTCGGAGATCAAGCGCTTCGGCCGGGTGCTCGGCGAGCTGGTGCCGAAGATCGGCGACCTGCTGCGCGGCCGCGAGGCGGAGTCGGTGCAGAAGCACGTGGAGGAGCTGATCGCCGCGAACGTGCCCGAGGGGCTGGCCCGCCGCGTCTCGCTGCTGCTGCACACCTACGGCCTGCTCGACGTCACCGAGGTGGCCGAGCTGGCCGAGCAGCAGATCGGCGTGGACGCCACGCACAGCCCGGCCGAGACCGCGGAGCTGTACTACGCGCTGTCGGATCACCTGGGCATCGACAAGATGCTGACCGAGATCAGCGCGCTGGAACGCGGCAACCGCTGGCACGCGCTCGCCCGGCTTTCGCTGCGCGACGACGTCTACAGTTCGCTGCGCGCGATCACGCTGGACGCGTTGCGGCACAGCGATCCCGGCTCGTCCGGGGACGCCAAGATCGCCCAGTGGGAGAAGACGAACGCGTCGCGGCTGCAGCGGGCGCGCGTCGCGCTGGACGAGATCACCAAGTCCGGCCGGCTCGACCTCGCGACGCTTTCGGTGGCGGCCCGCCAGATCCGGAGCACGGTTCGGTGA
- a CDS encoding acyl-CoA thioesterase, giving the protein MTYVAHVRPRWTDMDVYGHINHAKMVTLLEEARIPLLFKGAVEAGLDQLPKGIVVVKLEVAYKAPIVVSGQELRVDIDLTELRAASFTLAYRVRTGPAESDPVAVTAETVLAPYDTVALRPRRLSPAESEFLKQGFADA; this is encoded by the coding sequence GTGACCTACGTTGCGCACGTCCGCCCGCGCTGGACGGACATGGACGTCTACGGCCACATCAACCACGCGAAGATGGTGACGCTGCTCGAAGAGGCGCGGATCCCGCTGCTGTTCAAGGGCGCCGTCGAGGCGGGGCTCGACCAGCTGCCGAAGGGCATCGTCGTGGTCAAGCTGGAGGTGGCCTACAAGGCGCCGATCGTGGTGTCCGGGCAGGAGCTGCGCGTCGACATCGACCTGACGGAGCTGCGCGCGGCGAGCTTCACGCTGGCCTACCGCGTCCGCACGGGGCCGGCCGAGTCCGATCCCGTGGCGGTCACCGCCGAGACGGTGCTGGCGCCGTACGACACGGTCGCGTTGCGGCCGCGTAGGCTCAGCCCGGCCGAGTCGGAGTTTCTGAAGCAGGGGTTCGCGGATGCCTGA
- a CDS encoding glycoside hydrolase family 13 protein: MRREAWWQDAVFYQVYVRSFADSDGDGVGDLEGIHSRLGYLELLGVDALWLTPFYRSPMADHGYDIADPRDVDPMFGTLGDFDVLLTEAHKRNIKVTVDVVPNHTSNQHAWFKSAMAAEPGSPERERYVFRDGVGPQGEDPPNNWVSAFGGPAWTRVPDGQWYLHLFAPQQPDLNWANPEVAADLERTLRFWLERGVDGFRIDVAHGMAKPPGLPDMDPRADPLGPSHYYDPRWDYDGVHEIHQMIRKVLDEFPEAMAVGEIWVTDEERLSRYLRPDELHLAFNFRLVLTHFDADAMRTAIERSLTVPAKVGAPATWTLGNHDVWRQVSRYGGGAAGVRRARAMALVELALPGAVYLYNGEELGLANVDIPVSEMADPRAKTSGAEFGRDVSRVPLPWEGDLPPFGFSRNPRTWLPMPGEWAGLTVEKQIEDADSTLSLYRQAIELRKTHSAFDGDELEWYGAPAGCFAFRRKGGGLVCALNTSASPIALPPGEVLLSSSPLVDGKLPADSAAWLV; encoded by the coding sequence ATGAGACGGGAAGCCTGGTGGCAGGACGCCGTCTTCTACCAGGTCTACGTACGCTCGTTCGCCGATTCGGACGGTGACGGCGTCGGGGACCTGGAGGGCATCCACTCCCGGCTCGGTTACCTGGAGCTGCTGGGCGTCGACGCGCTGTGGCTGACGCCGTTCTACCGGTCCCCGATGGCCGACCACGGCTACGACATCGCCGACCCGCGTGACGTCGACCCGATGTTCGGCACCCTCGGCGACTTCGACGTGCTGCTGACCGAGGCGCACAAGCGCAACATCAAGGTCACCGTGGACGTGGTCCCCAACCACACCAGCAACCAGCACGCCTGGTTCAAGTCCGCGATGGCGGCCGAGCCGGGCAGCCCCGAGCGCGAGCGCTACGTCTTCCGCGACGGCGTCGGCCCCCAGGGCGAGGACCCGCCGAACAACTGGGTCAGCGCGTTCGGCGGCCCGGCGTGGACCCGGGTGCCGGACGGCCAGTGGTACCTGCACCTGTTCGCGCCGCAGCAACCGGACCTGAACTGGGCCAACCCGGAGGTCGCCGCCGACCTGGAACGCACCCTGCGCTTCTGGCTCGAACGCGGCGTCGACGGCTTCCGCATCGACGTCGCGCACGGCATGGCCAAGCCGCCCGGCCTGCCGGACATGGACCCGCGCGCCGACCCGCTCGGGCCGAGCCACTACTACGACCCGCGCTGGGACTACGACGGCGTCCACGAGATCCACCAGATGATCCGCAAGGTGCTCGACGAGTTCCCGGAAGCGATGGCCGTCGGCGAGATCTGGGTGACCGACGAGGAGCGCCTGTCGCGGTACCTGCGGCCCGACGAGCTGCACCTCGCGTTCAACTTCCGCCTGGTCCTGACCCACTTCGACGCGGACGCGATGCGCACGGCCATCGAGCGGTCCCTGACGGTGCCGGCGAAGGTCGGCGCGCCCGCGACCTGGACGCTGGGCAACCACGACGTCTGGCGCCAGGTCAGCCGCTACGGCGGGGGCGCCGCGGGTGTGCGGCGCGCGCGGGCGATGGCGCTGGTCGAGCTGGCCCTGCCCGGCGCGGTCTACCTGTACAACGGCGAAGAGCTGGGCCTGGCGAACGTGGACATCCCGGTTTCGGAGATGGCCGATCCGCGCGCCAAGACGAGCGGGGCGGAGTTCGGCCGGGACGTCTCACGGGTTCCGCTGCCGTGGGAGGGCGACCTGCCGCCGTTCGGGTTTTCGCGCAACCCGCGGACGTGGCTGCCGATGCCGGGCGAATGGGCCGGACTGACCGTCGAGAAGCAGATCGAGGACGCGGACTCGACGCTTTCGCTGTACCGGCAGGCGATCGAGCTGCGGAAGACGCATTCGGCGTTCGACGGCGACGAGCTGGAGTGGTACGGCGCCCCGGCAGGCTGCTTCGCGTTCCGCCGCAAGGGCGGCGGGCTGGTGTGCGCGCTGAACACGTCCGCGTCGCCGATCGCGCTGCCGCCGGGTGAGGTGCTGCTGAGCAGCAGCCCGCTGGTGGACGGGAAGCTGCCGGCGGACTCGGCCGCCTGGCTGGTCTGA
- a CDS encoding globin yields the protein MSEPANLYEAVGGEPTFRRIVGRFYEEVARDEILRPLYPEEDLGPAEERFRLFLMQYWGGPHTYSDRRGHPRLRMRHAPFKIGPIERDAWLRCIRIAVDEENLEEPYRGQLWAYLEMAAHSMMNSFV from the coding sequence GTGAGCGAACCGGCGAACCTCTACGAAGCGGTGGGCGGCGAACCCACGTTCCGCCGGATCGTCGGGCGGTTCTACGAGGAAGTCGCGCGCGACGAGATCCTGCGCCCGCTCTACCCCGAGGAGGACCTCGGCCCGGCCGAGGAGCGGTTCCGGCTGTTCCTCATGCAGTACTGGGGCGGCCCGCACACCTACTCCGACCGGCGCGGGCACCCGCGGCTGCGGATGCGGCACGCGCCGTTCAAGATCGGGCCGATCGAACGCGACGCCTGGCTGCGCTGCATCCGGATCGCGGTCGACGAGGAGAACCTCGAGGAGCCCTACCGCGGGCAGCTCTGGGCCTACCTGGAGATGGCCGCGCACAGCATGATGAACAGCTTCGTATGA
- a CDS encoding mechanosensitive ion channel family protein, whose translation MFPLLSADPPCTTDPSTFCYTVFQATHNAWLAGSANWLLTKPLKILMIIVIAFVVRLLVRRLINRVTTLPRGSGKLPALLRPLRERAPEVLGSAVIERRRQRAQTIGSVLKSMATFLIYGLAFILVLGELGINLGPIIASAGIIGVAIGFGAQNLVKDFLSGIFMMVEDQYGVGDVVDVGAASGTVESVGLRITTLRDLKGTVWYVRNGEILRVGNSSQGFAVAVVDVPLGYTADVERATTVLGEAASTATESDLLKDNVLEPPEMLGVESVTPEGLELRLTVKVRPGKQWAVQRALRAQLLAALEEAGFDPPLGRLFPNSAPAIEK comes from the coding sequence GTGTTCCCCCTGCTCTCCGCCGACCCACCCTGCACCACCGACCCCAGCACCTTCTGCTACACGGTGTTCCAGGCGACGCACAACGCGTGGCTGGCGGGCTCGGCGAACTGGCTGCTGACCAAGCCGCTGAAGATCCTGATGATCATCGTGATCGCGTTCGTCGTGCGGCTGCTCGTGCGGCGGCTGATCAACCGGGTCACGACGCTCCCCCGAGGCAGCGGAAAGCTCCCTGCCTTGCTGCGTCCCCTGCGTGAGCGCGCCCCCGAGGTGCTCGGTTCCGCCGTGATCGAACGGCGCCGCCAGCGCGCGCAGACCATCGGCTCGGTGCTGAAGTCGATGGCGACGTTCCTGATCTACGGTCTCGCGTTCATCCTCGTGCTGGGCGAACTGGGCATCAACCTCGGCCCGATCATCGCCTCGGCCGGCATCATCGGCGTCGCGATCGGGTTCGGCGCGCAGAACCTCGTCAAGGACTTCCTGTCCGGCATCTTCATGATGGTCGAGGACCAGTACGGCGTCGGCGACGTCGTGGACGTCGGCGCGGCTTCCGGCACCGTCGAGTCGGTCGGCCTGCGGATCACCACGCTGCGCGACCTCAAGGGCACGGTCTGGTACGTCCGCAACGGCGAGATCCTGCGCGTCGGCAACTCGAGCCAGGGCTTCGCGGTCGCGGTCGTCGACGTCCCGCTCGGCTACACGGCCGACGTCGAGCGCGCGACCACGGTGCTCGGCGAGGCCGCCTCCACGGCGACCGAGAGCGACCTGCTGAAGGACAACGTCCTCGAGCCGCCGGAGATGCTCGGGGTGGAAAGCGTCACCCCGGAGGGCCTGGAGCTGCGCCTGACCGTGAAGGTCCGGCCGGGCAAGCAGTGGGCCGTCCAGCGAGCCCTGCGCGCCCAGCTGCTGGCGGCACTGGAAGAAGCCGGCTTCGACCCCCCGCTCGGCCGGCTGTTCCCGAACTCGGCCCCGGCCATCGAGAAGTAG